The Synechocystis sp. PCC 7509 genome includes a window with the following:
- a CDS encoding S1 RNA-binding domain-containing protein encodes MNSKSKSTTANESAFSMDDFAKALEQQDFQFQNGQTIKGKVFQYENNGAYVDIGGKSAAFIPTEEVSLRPVTDLSESLPLQEELEFVIIKEQDADGQVTVSRRQLEVQQIWQRLTDMQENSQTLQVRVTGVNKGGVTVDVQGVRGFIPRSHLLERDNLDSLKGQTLSASFLEVDLSNNKLVLSNRLATRSASFSQLEIGQLVEGKITGIKPFGMFVDLQGVSGLLHIKQISQKFIESLTTLFQPGQIIKAVIIDLDEAKGRISLSTRVLESYPGEMVEKMDEVMAKAEERASKATPVAE; translated from the coding sequence ATGAATTCTAAATCAAAATCTACGACCGCCAACGAATCAGCATTTTCAATGGATGATTTTGCTAAAGCCCTGGAACAACAGGATTTTCAGTTTCAAAATGGGCAAACTATTAAGGGCAAAGTGTTTCAGTATGAAAATAATGGCGCTTATGTAGATATTGGGGGTAAGTCGGCGGCTTTTATTCCTACAGAAGAAGTTTCTTTGCGCCCGGTAACAGATTTGAGTGAATCTTTGCCATTGCAGGAAGAATTAGAGTTTGTAATTATCAAGGAGCAAGACGCGGACGGTCAAGTTACTGTTTCTCGCCGCCAGCTAGAAGTTCAGCAAATTTGGCAACGTTTAACAGATATGCAAGAAAATAGCCAAACTTTGCAAGTGCGGGTAACCGGCGTAAATAAAGGCGGCGTGACGGTGGATGTGCAGGGAGTGCGGGGGTTTATTCCGCGATCGCACCTTTTGGAGCGCGATAATTTAGACAGCTTAAAAGGTCAAACTTTGAGCGCTAGTTTTTTAGAAGTCGATCTTAGTAACAACAAACTTGTACTTTCTAATCGCTTGGCTACTCGTTCTGCTAGTTTCAGTCAGCTAGAAATTGGTCAATTGGTAGAAGGGAAAATTACTGGCATTAAACCTTTTGGAATGTTTGTCGATTTGCAAGGGGTAAGCGGTTTGTTGCATATCAAGCAAATTAGCCAGAAATTTATTGAGTCTTTGACAACATTGTTTCAACCAGGACAAATAATTAAAGCCGTAATTATCGATCTTGACGAAGCCAAAGGGCGAATTTCTTTATCTACTAGAGTATTAGAAAGTTATCCCGGCGAGATGGTAGAAAAAATGGATGAAGTAATGGCAAAGGCGGAAGAACGCGCAAGTAAAGCCACCCCTGTAGCTGAATAG
- a CDS encoding Sll0314/Alr1548 family TPR repeat-containing protein yields MKKYQFLAAIAPTAALTLSLLSNPTWAADPFRTANRHPIGDRTEAAFKAVFQDGNYTAAQDYLKQAETSEPNEPLAYAMQASLAYGSNKDLTSFNLYGNKTLETAKQLISTDPLRGNLYTAVGYFFQGASVLARDGTVKGAPEALTKLRLVYEYLDKAQSVSANDPEINLIRGYMDLMLAVNLPFSSPDQAIERLEKLAAPKYLADRGLAIGYRDLEQYSDALAAVNRAIEATPNNPELFYLKAQILAEQSKAQNNVSILKESLQNFDKVIAKKAQLLPNLVKQIERERGKAVSRLTNPR; encoded by the coding sequence ATGAAAAAGTATCAATTTTTGGCAGCGATCGCGCCCACCGCCGCACTCACCCTTAGCCTCCTAAGTAACCCCACTTGGGCTGCCGATCCTTTTCGGACAGCAAACCGCCATCCGATCGGCGATCGCACTGAAGCGGCTTTTAAAGCTGTATTTCAAGATGGTAATTACACCGCCGCCCAAGATTATCTTAAACAAGCTGAAACCAGCGAACCAAACGAGCCTTTAGCCTACGCCATGCAAGCATCTTTAGCTTATGGTTCAAATAAAGATTTAACTTCGTTTAATTTGTACGGTAATAAAACCTTAGAAACGGCTAAACAATTAATTAGTACTGATCCCTTGCGGGGAAACTTGTATACGGCGGTAGGTTATTTTTTTCAAGGCGCATCGGTTTTAGCTCGTGATGGTACAGTTAAGGGCGCTCCCGAAGCCTTAACCAAATTGCGCTTAGTGTACGAATACTTAGACAAAGCACAATCAGTTTCGGCGAACGATCCTGAGATCAATTTGATACGCGGTTATATGGATTTAATGTTAGCGGTCAACTTGCCTTTTTCTAGTCCCGATCAAGCAATAGAGCGCTTAGAAAAATTAGCTGCACCTAAGTATTTAGCCGATCGCGGTTTAGCAATTGGCTACCGAGATTTGGAGCAGTACAGCGACGCATTAGCAGCAGTAAATCGAGCCATAGAAGCAACGCCCAATAACCCAGAATTGTTTTATCTCAAAGCCCAAATTCTTGCCGAGCAAAGCAAAGCACAAAATAATGTATCAATACTGAAAGAGTCATTGCAAAACTTTGATAAAGTGATCGCTAAAAAAGCTCAACTTCTCCCTAACTTAGTTAAACAAATTGAACGCGAACGCGGCAAAGCTGTTAGTCGCCTAACTAACCCTAGATAA
- a CDS encoding helix-hairpin-helix domain-containing protein, producing MRLIKQVAIALLILLLILPQPVWAALAQLDRTVLTLELLSARVKTPVLSGGILTIDLQHFIIDLRPENAGFRANFEQILQAGLQRAGSSPLGLDLSYSLIQGDFVGTNLGLKSPLYGQALAPIFTPIEQTQLQRDRRRYAQLSQLSMSLLGSKTATPAQISVFRGGLKLVQTRFSGEANFTNTFFLQPVDASGAIFAQNANWTETRFSRNVSFAGASFRKQGIFRGSIFFAAAGFNQAQFQETAIFSGATFEDTGNFNQASFNGQARFNRMQWRGNADFSQVSFANRALFTKNRFYKSLFLTEATFNQAVSFRETQFDRAVNLRGASILNQADFSDAAFANSSAYLNVSDLSFDAEAAKILGNPGQIGSAIQVPILQGNENVLRNLIQNFRQLQQIGDANQLDYTTQKLRRDELLQRLSGININTASSDTLIKLGFSPVQVQAISQYRLSQPFRNLSEVLSLDQIDLNTYIKVRDRLVATSPISSAEWILLAWQWLALGLLLLLSRYGTSFWLVFGVGTIAIAQFGLIFWLIDRWRRLQPQKILPTVYETSCVLSSFCLLVLFGLIAIFRTSTQPFLTLACVEAIVLPIPLVLVARLYQKGRYHDLMNSSYFVEDGSMRQLRLLIGRLPVMPRFPLFRERYMPVLWENRWNWLNYYDFSLNNLLKLGFNDIRLRDEHLPGIVTTLAWYQWVIGLLYLTLLLWTLSRTIPGLNLLIYLK from the coding sequence ATGCGATTAATCAAGCAAGTAGCGATCGCACTATTAATCCTATTACTAATATTACCTCAACCAGTATGGGCAGCTTTGGCGCAATTAGATAGAACAGTTTTAACTTTAGAATTGCTAAGTGCGCGAGTAAAAACCCCTGTATTAAGCGGTGGTATCCTCACCATTGATTTACAGCACTTTATTATCGATTTACGCCCGGAAAATGCTGGTTTTCGCGCCAATTTTGAGCAAATTTTACAAGCAGGGTTGCAAAGAGCGGGATCTAGTCCTTTGGGTTTAGATTTGAGTTATTCTCTGATTCAAGGGGATTTTGTGGGGACTAATTTGGGATTAAAGTCGCCCTTATACGGACAAGCTTTAGCGCCAATATTTACACCTATTGAACAAACACAATTGCAACGCGATCGCCGTCGTTACGCTCAATTAAGTCAACTCTCTATGTCTTTATTGGGTTCAAAAACCGCTACACCTGCCCAAATTAGCGTATTTCGTGGCGGTTTGAAGCTAGTACAAACTCGTTTTAGTGGTGAGGCAAATTTTACTAATACCTTTTTTCTTCAACCAGTGGATGCTTCGGGAGCGATATTTGCCCAAAACGCCAATTGGACGGAAACGCGATTTAGTCGCAATGTCAGCTTTGCAGGGGCGAGTTTTCGCAAACAAGGAATTTTTCGGGGGAGTATTTTCTTTGCTGCGGCGGGTTTTAATCAAGCTCAATTTCAAGAAACGGCGATTTTTAGCGGTGCTACTTTTGAAGATACGGGCAATTTCAATCAAGCAAGTTTTAATGGACAGGCTAGATTTAACCGGATGCAGTGGCGGGGAAATGCCGATTTTTCTCAAGTTAGCTTTGCAAATCGAGCCTTATTTACAAAAAATCGCTTCTATAAATCTTTGTTTCTTACTGAAGCAACTTTTAATCAAGCTGTCTCTTTTCGAGAAACGCAATTTGATCGCGCGGTAAACTTACGCGGTGCGAGTATCCTTAATCAAGCAGATTTTAGCGATGCAGCTTTTGCCAATTCTTCTGCTTATTTAAACGTATCCGATCTTAGTTTTGACGCAGAAGCCGCCAAAATCCTCGGAAATCCGGGACAAATTGGCAGCGCGATTCAAGTACCAATATTGCAAGGTAACGAAAATGTATTGCGAAATCTAATTCAAAACTTTCGGCAATTGCAGCAAATAGGCGATGCTAATCAGTTAGATTACACCACTCAAAAACTGCGCCGCGATGAATTATTGCAGAGATTGTCGGGGATTAATATTAATACAGCAAGTTCTGACACCTTGATAAAACTAGGGTTTTCGCCTGTTCAAGTACAGGCAATTTCTCAATATCGTTTAAGTCAACCTTTCCGCAATCTAAGCGAAGTTTTGAGCTTAGACCAAATTGATCTCAATACTTATATTAAAGTACGCGATCGCCTGGTAGCAACTTCTCCCATTTCCTCGGCGGAATGGATATTATTAGCTTGGCAATGGTTGGCTTTAGGTTTATTGCTGCTACTTAGCCGTTATGGTACGAGTTTTTGGTTAGTGTTTGGGGTGGGAACAATTGCGATCGCGCAATTTGGGTTAATATTTTGGCTAATTGATCGTTGGCGACGACTGCAACCCCAAAAGATTTTACCCACAGTTTACGAAACTAGCTGCGTACTCAGCAGTTTTTGCTTATTAGTGCTGTTTGGATTAATTGCTATTTTTCGCACCTCCACCCAACCATTTTTAACTTTAGCCTGTGTAGAAGCGATCGTTCTACCAATTCCGTTAGTTTTAGTTGCTAGACTCTACCAAAAAGGACGCTATCACGACTTGATGAATAGCAGTTATTTTGTCGAAGATGGCAGTATGCGGCAATTAAGATTATTAATTGGTAGATTGCCAGTAATGCCGCGCTTTCCGCTATTTCGAGAACGTTATATGCCTGTATTGTGGGAAAATCGCTGGAATTGGTTAAATTACTACGATTTTAGTTTAAATAACTTGCTGAAATTAGGTTTTAATGATATCCGTTTGCGAGATGAACATTTACCAGGAATTGTCACGACTCTTGCTTGGTATCAATGGGTGATTGGTTTGCTTTATTTAACGTTGCTGCTATGGACTTTATCGCGCACAATTCCAGGGTTAAATTTGCTGATTTATCTTAAATAA
- a CDS encoding alpha/beta hydrolase: protein MQALQSWTNHYQDLFDNDAIRAGNYPEIMYHGKPKQNAIVLVHGLTDSPYFMKAIAKRFYAMGFNVLLPLLPGHGLKIPDSQIDTVTFSQWLDEVNFAIDCATGLGEQISIGGLSAGANLATYKAITDSQHINGALFLFAGALDIHDPIENVLRFDGFLKVASYIQVNRNRDVIDLLKDAFNKEDAIKKEHKKVKVPPNLQRQSKDIWAIGDNPYRYVEMTLNGAGQLADLIKQTEDLYKDKAKYSDIIQPVFAAHSEADIAAGIAEIELLIKNHPCTGEKTEFFRIEKNLNVSHPSIVLEKDIEADNKVLEKSNPVFNEMMDCVEAFVNKHLK from the coding sequence ATGCAAGCATTACAATCTTGGACAAACCATTATCAAGACTTATTTGATAATGACGCAATTCGAGCCGGGAATTATCCCGAAATTATGTATCATGGGAAACCTAAGCAAAATGCGATCGTTTTGGTGCATGGTTTAACCGATTCGCCTTATTTTATGAAAGCGATCGCCAAAAGGTTTTATGCTATGGGCTTTAATGTTCTGTTACCTTTGCTACCTGGGCATGGTTTAAAAATTCCCGATAGTCAAATAGATACAGTAACATTTTCCCAATGGCTTGACGAAGTAAATTTTGCCATTGATTGTGCTACAGGTTTGGGTGAGCAAATTTCTATTGGTGGTTTGTCGGCGGGAGCAAATCTTGCTACTTATAAAGCTATTACAGATTCACAACATATAAACGGCGCATTGTTTTTGTTTGCGGGCGCTTTAGATATTCACGATCCGATTGAAAATGTTTTAAGATTTGATGGGTTTTTAAAGGTTGCTTCTTATATTCAAGTCAATAGAAATAGAGATGTAATCGATTTGCTTAAAGATGCTTTTAATAAAGAAGATGCTATTAAAAAAGAGCATAAAAAAGTCAAAGTTCCTCCAAACTTACAAAGGCAATCTAAAGATATTTGGGCAATTGGCGATAATCCTTATCGTTATGTAGAAATGACGTTAAATGGTGCGGGACAATTAGCCGATTTAATTAAACAAACTGAGGATTTGTATAAAGATAAAGCCAAGTACAGCGATATTATTCAGCCTGTGTTTGCGGCTCATTCGGAGGCAGATATAGCCGCAGGTATAGCAGAAATTGAACTATTAATTAAAAATCATCCTTGTACGGGTGAAAAAACAGAATTTTTCCGCATTGAAAAAAACTTAAATGTTTCTCATCCAAGTATTGTGTTAGAAAAAGACATTGAAGCTGATAATAAGGTTTTAGAAAAAAGTAATCCCGTTTTCAACGAAATGATGGATTGTGTAGAAGCTTTTGTAAATAAGCATTTGAAATAA
- a CDS encoding Uma2 family endonuclease, giving the protein MPQTSTVNLTIENYLTYDDGTDNRYELVDGAIVVVPLPSADHADKIDLLLEIFRAEIYRNNLSMKASDKVGVYIGKSSVTGRDYSRTPDICVTTSEAWLSLKANRTTAAVLLIPPILVVEVVSTNSEDDYVTKVDEYQRLGIPEYWIVDGRDKLVSVLLLNDGRYNLTEYRSSERIISRAFSVLTLTAAQVLSA; this is encoded by the coding sequence ATGCCCCAAACTTCTACTGTCAACTTAACTATAGAAAATTACCTTACCTATGATGACGGGACAGATAACCGTTACGAGCTTGTTGATGGGGCTATTGTAGTGGTTCCATTGCCAAGTGCTGACCACGCCGATAAAATTGATTTGCTTTTAGAGATATTTAGAGCCGAAATCTATAGAAATAATCTCTCGATGAAAGCATCAGATAAAGTTGGAGTCTACATCGGCAAATCGTCGGTAACAGGTAGAGACTATTCGCGTACTCCTGATATTTGCGTGACAACATCCGAAGCTTGGTTATCCCTTAAAGCGAATAGAACAACCGCAGCAGTGCTACTTATCCCACCTATTTTAGTAGTAGAAGTGGTATCAACCAACAGTGAAGATGACTATGTAACTAAGGTGGATGAGTACCAGCGTCTAGGTATTCCTGAGTATTGGATTGTAGACGGACGCGATAAATTAGTTTCAGTTTTATTATTAAATGATGGACGTTATAACTTAACTGAATATAGAAGTAGCGAACGGATTATCTCACGGGCTTTCTCAGTGCTTACCTTGACAGCAGCGCAGGTTTTGTCAGCATAG
- a CDS encoding Mur ligase family protein — MGKKIKLVDRLKLGLAVSIAKTVTFGVRLFRLGAASVLPGEISRRIQPRLLQLLSCQVKQGVILVAGTNGKTTTSLLLKTMLERQGWKVTHNTAGANLENGLMTALLEDTNLLGTLNADFAILEVDENILRRVLQPIQPRLIMCLNLFRDQLDRYGEVDTISKRWGEAIALLPSQTVIIANADDPTLASMGQQLPQKVRYFGLNEPKEYLDEIPHAVDSIYCPKCGHLLNYAGVYLSHLGDYQCPSCDFIKPKLDIDSSQWQQILIGVYNKYNTVAAVLAAQELGVEEATIAESITNFQAAFGRAEVLEVEGKRVLILLSKNPVGMNETIRAVIQAGGKTKLLVLNDRTPDGTDVSWIWDVDTETLVEKGGILVISGDRVYDMALRLRYSQPEIENGNVQLIIEEDLKAAIAIALENTPADETLHILPTYSAMLEVREVLTGRKIL; from the coding sequence GTGGGCAAAAAAATTAAACTGGTAGATAGGCTAAAACTAGGGCTTGCAGTATCCATAGCCAAAACCGTAACCTTTGGCGTGCGACTTTTCCGTTTAGGCGCGGCTAGTGTATTACCAGGGGAAATCTCGCGGCGCATACAACCCAGGCTTTTACAGCTTCTAAGTTGTCAGGTAAAACAAGGCGTAATTTTAGTTGCAGGTACAAACGGCAAAACTACCACATCTTTGCTGCTAAAGACTATGTTAGAGCGCCAAGGCTGGAAAGTTACCCACAATACGGCGGGTGCAAACCTAGAAAATGGTCTAATGACGGCGCTACTAGAAGATACCAACCTCCTAGGGACTTTAAACGCAGACTTCGCAATTTTGGAAGTAGACGAAAACATATTGCGTCGAGTATTGCAGCCAATTCAACCGCGTCTAATTATGTGTTTGAATCTATTTCGAGATCAGCTAGATCGGTACGGAGAAGTAGATACAATTAGCAAACGATGGGGAGAGGCGATCGCACTTTTACCTTCACAAACCGTAATAATTGCCAATGCAGACGATCCTACTCTTGCCTCTATGGGTCAACAATTGCCCCAGAAAGTACGATATTTTGGCTTAAATGAACCAAAAGAGTATTTAGACGAAATTCCCCACGCTGTAGACTCTATATACTGCCCTAAATGCGGTCATTTACTCAACTATGCTGGAGTTTATTTGTCTCACTTAGGCGATTATCAATGCCCTAGTTGCGACTTTATCAAACCAAAATTAGATATAGATAGTAGCCAATGGCAGCAAATATTGATTGGCGTATATAACAAATACAATACCGTTGCTGCTGTTCTCGCCGCCCAGGAATTAGGGGTAGAGGAGGCAACGATCGCGGAGAGTATTACTAACTTTCAAGCCGCTTTTGGACGCGCTGAGGTGTTAGAAGTTGAGGGTAAGCGGGTATTAATTTTGTTATCCAAAAACCCCGTAGGGATGAATGAAACTATCCGCGCCGTCATCCAAGCTGGGGGAAAAACTAAGCTATTAGTCCTAAACGATCGCACTCCCGATGGTACAGACGTATCTTGGATTTGGGATGTAGACACCGAAACATTGGTTGAAAAAGGCGGTATTTTGGTAATTAGTGGCGATCGCGTTTACGATATGGCATTGCGTTTACGCTACAGTCAGCCAGAAATTGAGAACGGTAACGTACAGCTAATTATTGAGGAAGATTTAAAAGCTGCAATTGCGATCGCTTTAGAAAACACTCCCGCCGACGAAACTTTGCACATATTACCTACTTATTCCGCCATGTTAGAAGTGCGAGAAGTATTGACTGGACGAAAAATTCTTTAA
- the rsmG gene encoding 16S rRNA (guanine(527)-N(7))-methyltransferase RsmG → MSSLLPEMSDLWLKTINWQPNELQQSQFQQLYELVIEGNSQFNLTRITEPTEFWEKHLWDSLRGVVPFLTLEKQKIIDIGTGAGFPGLPMAISFPETAITLVDSTRKKITFIDGLLEELNISNALAVTSRAEALNKLPQYKNVYDLATVRAVGSAAICAEYALPLVKPGGMAVLYRGNWTEAEQEDLVKAIALLNGEIATIESFTTPISQSIRHCIYLKKLS, encoded by the coding sequence ATGTCTAGTTTATTACCAGAAATGAGCGATTTATGGCTTAAAACCATAAATTGGCAACCAAACGAGCTACAGCAATCCCAGTTTCAACAGCTTTACGAACTGGTAATTGAAGGCAACAGTCAATTTAACTTAACGCGAATTACCGAGCCAACAGAATTTTGGGAAAAACACTTATGGGATTCGTTGCGGGGAGTTGTGCCATTTCTGACGCTTGAAAAGCAAAAAATAATTGATATTGGTACGGGTGCAGGGTTTCCCGGCTTGCCAATGGCGATTTCTTTTCCAGAAACTGCGATAACTTTAGTTGATTCTACCCGTAAAAAAATTACTTTTATAGATGGGTTGCTGGAGGAATTAAATATTTCCAATGCTTTAGCAGTCACTTCTAGAGCCGAAGCTTTGAACAAACTTCCCCAGTATAAAAACGTTTACGATTTGGCTACAGTTCGGGCTGTTGGTTCGGCGGCCATTTGTGCGGAATATGCTTTACCCTTGGTTAAACCGGGAGGAATGGCGGTACTTTATCGGGGGAATTGGACGGAAGCAGAGCAAGAGGATTTAGTTAAGGCGATCGCACTTTTAAATGGAGAAATTGCGACGATAGAGAGTTTTACAACGCCCATTAGTCAAAGCATCCGCCACTGCATTTATTTAAAGAAGCTATCCTAA
- a CDS encoding ABC transporter ATP-binding protein: MLYLKNLTYHPPASPTAILKAVNLELAPKQLGLVVGASGSGKSTLLEILAGLVETTSGNILWREQELIAEQLQQLAGLVFQFPERHFCGSTILEELRLGHPELGTERVQQALQAVGLEALSIHTSPQALSGGQQRRLALAVQLIRQPPLLLLDEPTAGLDWSMRRQLVGLLAKLKQDWTLLIVTHDAGDLLAISDRTWNLDHGELRTLSAVGGKQNV, encoded by the coding sequence ATGCTTTATCTCAAAAATTTGACCTATCACCCACCAGCTAGTCCTACAGCTATTTTAAAAGCGGTTAACTTGGAACTTGCACCAAAACAACTAGGATTAGTCGTAGGGGCGAGTGGTTCGGGCAAAAGTACCTTACTAGAAATTTTGGCGGGGCTAGTTGAAACTACATCAGGTAATATTTTGTGGCGCGAACAAGAATTAATTGCCGAACAGTTGCAACAGTTGGCTGGCTTGGTATTTCAGTTTCCCGAACGCCATTTTTGCGGGAGTACAATTTTAGAGGAGTTGCGTTTAGGACATCCAGAATTAGGAACTGAGCGAGTCCAGCAGGCTTTACAAGCAGTGGGGTTAGAGGCATTGTCTATTCATACCTCACCCCAGGCTTTGAGCGGCGGTCAGCAGCGCCGTTTAGCTTTGGCTGTACAATTAATCCGTCAGCCCCCTTTGTTACTGTTAGATGAGCCGACAGCAGGCTTAGATTGGTCGATGCGTCGGCAATTGGTGGGTTTGCTGGCAAAACTCAAACAAGATTGGACGTTATTAATTGTGACTCACGATGCTGGGGATTTATTGGCAATTAGCGATCGCACTTGGAACTTAGATCACGGTGAGTTGCGTACTCTATCTGCCGTTGGCGGCAAGCAAAATGTCTAG
- a CDS encoding GntR family transcriptional regulator codes for MVQFQIQPDSEIPSSTQLLNQIRYAIASRQFSPGHRLPSTRALAMQTGLHRNTISKVYRHLEEDGLVESVAGSGIYVRAQTIQRNPSLIPLLEQYPQADKIVQLCLDQLLQQGCSLNQARELFSAEIDWRLRSIAQVIVTVPSDDIGAGKLIVEELEQSLKIPVQLVSLEELTNLVELAGTVVTTRYFIGQAEEIAALKSVRVIPIDIYDYEQEIKLLKKLAKDSCVGVVSLSSGLLRSAEVIIHSLRGSELLVLTAQVGDAYKLNAIVKSAQVIICDRPSFATLKSAVQAVREDIIRPPQLICCENFVGTKSIDLLKRELGLG; via the coding sequence ATGGTTCAATTTCAGATTCAGCCCGATAGCGAAATTCCCTCCTCAACTCAATTGTTGAATCAAATTCGCTATGCGATCGCTTCAAGGCAATTTTCCCCTGGTCATCGCTTACCTAGTACAAGAGCTTTGGCAATGCAAACAGGTCTACATCGCAATACAATCAGCAAGGTGTATCGCCATCTTGAAGAAGATGGGTTAGTTGAAAGTGTCGCTGGTTCAGGTATTTACGTCCGCGCTCAAACTATCCAGCGCAACCCCTCCCTAATTCCTCTCCTTGAGCAATATCCCCAAGCCGATAAAATTGTGCAACTGTGTTTAGACCAACTCTTGCAGCAAGGTTGTTCTCTAAACCAAGCACGGGAACTATTTTCCGCCGAAATTGATTGGCGATTGAGATCGATTGCCCAGGTTATAGTTACAGTGCCAAGCGATGATATTGGTGCAGGTAAATTGATTGTGGAAGAATTGGAACAATCTTTAAAAATACCCGTACAGTTAGTATCTTTAGAAGAACTAACTAATTTAGTAGAGCTTGCAGGTACAGTTGTAACGACTAGGTATTTTATCGGACAAGCTGAAGAAATCGCGGCGCTGAAATCTGTGCGCGTTATTCCCATTGATATTTATGACTACGAACAAGAAATCAAACTTCTCAAAAAACTTGCCAAAGATAGCTGTGTAGGCGTTGTTAGCCTTAGTTCGGGATTGCTACGCTCGGCGGAGGTGATTATTCATAGTTTGCGCGGGAGTGAATTGCTGGTACTTACAGCCCAAGTAGGCGACGCTTACAAGCTAAATGCGATTGTCAAAAGCGCTCAAGTCATTATTTGCGATCGCCCTAGTTTCGCCACGCTCAAGTCCGCAGTCCAAGCTGTTAGAGAAGACATCATTCGTCCCCCCCAGCTAATTTGTTGCGAAAACTTTGTCGGTACAAAGTCCATTGATTTGCTCAAACGCGAACTTGGTTTAGGATAG
- a CDS encoding zinc-dependent alcohol dehydrogenase family protein — MKVILMTATGNPEVLKVGELPEPVIEKPTEMLVRLKAAGVNPVDTKLRSKGTFYPENQQAILGCDGAGIIEAIGTNVTKFKVGDEVYFCDGGLGGKRGNYAQKTVVDEKFVARKPKSISFTEAAAAPLVLITAWEALCDRALLQLDQKVLIHAGAGGVGHVAIQLAKLHKAKVCTTVGDEEKASFTQQLGADKTILYKETDFIQATLDWTDGLGVDIGFDTVGGEIFGRTFAATKIYGDVVTILDADASTDWKTARSRNLRISYELMLIPMLQGLVAAQQHQADILSQCADLMDAGKLKIHVSKVFPLSQAVAAHRLLETGSVTGKIVLQCD, encoded by the coding sequence ATGAAAGTAATTTTAATGACCGCAACAGGAAACCCGGAAGTTTTAAAAGTTGGAGAATTACCAGAACCAGTTATAGAAAAACCTACAGAAATGTTAGTGCGTCTTAAAGCGGCGGGGGTAAATCCTGTAGATACAAAATTGCGGAGTAAAGGAACTTTTTATCCAGAAAATCAGCAGGCTATTTTAGGTTGCGATGGTGCGGGAATAATCGAAGCTATTGGTACAAATGTCACCAAGTTTAAAGTAGGAGATGAAGTTTATTTTTGTGATGGTGGATTGGGAGGTAAACGCGGCAATTATGCTCAAAAAACGGTAGTAGATGAAAAGTTTGTAGCACGTAAACCTAAGTCAATTTCTTTCACTGAAGCGGCGGCGGCTCCTTTAGTATTAATTACAGCCTGGGAAGCTTTGTGCGATCGCGCTTTATTGCAATTAGACCAAAAAGTATTAATCCATGCTGGTGCGGGGGGTGTTGGTCATGTAGCGATTCAATTGGCCAAGCTACATAAAGCTAAAGTATGTACGACGGTGGGAGATGAAGAAAAAGCTAGTTTTACTCAGCAATTGGGCGCAGATAAGACTATTTTGTACAAAGAAACCGATTTTATCCAAGCTACTCTAGATTGGACAGACGGATTGGGGGTAGATATTGGGTTTGATACGGTGGGAGGAGAAATTTTTGGACGTACTTTCGCCGCTACAAAAATCTATGGGGATGTGGTGACAATATTAGACGCTGATGCTAGTACCGATTGGAAAACAGCGCGATCGCGCAACCTGAGAATTAGCTACGAATTGATGCTAATACCAATGTTACAAGGGCTAGTAGCGGCGCAACAACACCAAGCAGATATTTTGAGTCAGTGTGCAGATTTGATGGATGCAGGAAAGCTCAAAATCCATGTAAGCAAGGTGTTTCCGCTATCCCAAGCCGTTGCAGCGCATCGGTTGTTAGAAACGGGATCTGTTACTGGAAAAATTGTCTTGCAATGCGATTAA